A stretch of Pygocentrus nattereri isolate fPygNat1 chromosome 8, fPygNat1.pri, whole genome shotgun sequence DNA encodes these proteins:
- the msnb gene encoding moesin b isoform X1, which produces MSINVRVTTMDAELEFAIQPSTTGKQLFDQIVKTIGLREIWFFGLQYQDSKGFSTWLKLNKRVTAQDVRKENPLLIKFRAKFYPEDVVEELIQEATQRLFFLQVKEGILNDDIYCPPETAVLLASYAVQTKHGDYNRDYHVPGYLCHDKLLPQRVLEQHKLTKEQWEEKIRVWHEKHKGLPREEAMVEYLKIAQDLDMYGVNYFSIKNKKGSELWLGVDALGLNIYERSDKLTPKIGFPWSEIRNISFNDKKFVIKPIDKKSPDFVFYAPRLRINKRILALCMGNHDLYMRRRKPDTIEVQQMKAQAKEEKTKRQQERALLENEKKKRENAERETEKIAKETMELMERLRQIEEQTKKAQEAELEEQTKRALELEKERKFAQEEAERLEKDRMMAEEAKATLLQQSESQMKNQENLATELATLTSKISLLEDAKRKKEEDARKWQKRAVMVEVDLEKTKEVLKSKIVGVHIQATSHPENDHDENDESSAEASAELTSAGTYQDRSEEQRMTETEKNERLQKRLLALSSELADARDDSKKTENDLIHAENVRLGRDKYKTLRQIRQGNTKQRIDEFESM; this is translated from the exons atgtct ATAAATGTGCGAGTTACTACAATGGATGCTGAGCTGGAGTTTGCAATCCAGCCCAGCACAACTGGCAAACAGCTTTTTGACCAA ATAGTGAAGACGATTGGACTGAGGGAGATATGGTTCTTTGGACTGCAGTACCAGGACAGCAAGGGCTTCTCCACATGGCTGAAACTCAACAAGCGG GTGACTGCACAAGATGTGAGGAAGGAGAACCCACTGCTGATCAAATTTCGAGCGAAGTTCTATCCAGAAGATGTGGTTGAGGAGCTGATCCAGGAAGCCACCCAGAGACTCTTCTTCTTGCAGGTCAAGGAGGGAATCCTGAATGATGACATTTACTGCCCGCCAGAGACTGCTGTGCTGTTGGCCTCCTACGCTGTGCAGACCAAACATGGGGACTACAACAGGGACTACCATGTGCCTGGATATCTTTGCCATGACAAACTGCTGCCCCAGAG AGTCTTGGAGCAGCATAAGCTGACTAAAGAGCAATGGGAGGAGAAGATTCGGGTGTGGCATGAAAAACACAAGGGACTTCCCAG AGAGGAAGCTATGGTCGAATATCTGAAGATTGCTCAGGATCTGGATATGTATGGCGTGAATTATTTCAGCATCAAGAACAAAAAAGGATCAGAGTTGTGGCTGGGAGTCGATGCTTTGGGACTCAATATATATGAACGTTCAGATAA gttAACACCCAAGATTGGATTCCCATGGAGTGAAATTCGTAACATTTCATTCAATGATAAGAAATTTGTCATTAAACCAATTGACAAAAAATCACCA GACTTTGTCTTCTATGCACCCCGTCTGCGCATTAACAAGCGCATCCTGGCTCTGTGCATGGGAAACCATGACCTGTACATGCGCCGCCGTAAACCCGACACCATTGAGGTGCAGCAGATGAAAGCCCAAGCCAAAGAGGAGAAGACCAAGAGGCAACAAGAGAG AGCACTGctggaaaatgagaaaaagaagcgAGAAAATGCTGAGAGGGAGACCGAAAAGATTGCCAAGGAGACCATGGAGCTCATGGAGAGACTAAGACAAATTGAGGAGCAGACCAAAAAGGCTCAAGAGG CAGAACTTGAAGAGCAGACCAAGCGGGCTTTGGAGctggagaaggagaggaagtTTGCCCAAGAGGAggcagagaggctggaaaaggACCGCATGATGGCAGAGGAGGCTAAGGCCACGCTGCTCCAACAGTCTGAGAGCCAAATGAAAAACCAAGAGAATCTG GCCACAGAGTTAGCTACGCTAACATCCAAGATCTCTCTGTTAGAAGATGccaagagaaagaaggaagaggATGCTAGAAAGTGGCAGAAAAGG GCTGTCATGGTCGAGGTGGATCTGGAGAAGACAAAAGAAGTGTTGAAGAGCAAGATAGTGGGGGTCCACATCCAAGCAACATCCCATCCAGAGAATGACCATGATGAGAATGATGAGAGCAGCGCTGAGGCCAGTGCCGAGCTCACATCTGCTGGAACATATCAGGATCGCAGTGAAGAGCAGCGtatgacagagacagagaagaatGAACGGCTACAGAAACGTCTTCTG GCTCTAAGTTCAGAGTTGGCTGATGCTCGTGATGACAGCAAGAAGACAGAGAACGACTTGATTCACGCAGAGAATGTACGGTTAGGCAGGGACAAATACAAGACCTTGCGTCAAATCCGACAAGGAAACACAAAGCAACGCATTGATGAGTTTGAATCCATGTGA
- the msnb gene encoding moesin b isoform X4 translates to MSINVRVTTMDAELEFAIQPSTTGKQLFDQIVKTIGLREIWFFGLQYQDSKGFSTWLKLNKRVTAQDVRKENPLLIKFRAKFYPEDVVEELIQEATQRLFFLQVKEGILNDDIYCPPETAVLLASYAVQTKHGDYNRDYHVPGYLCHDKLLPQRVLEQHKLTKEQWEEKIRVWHEKHKGLPREEAMVEYLKIAQDLDMYGVNYFSIKNKKGSELWLGVDALGLNIYERSDKLTPKIGFPWSEIRNISFNDKKFVIKPIDKKSPDFVFYAPRLRINKRILALCMGNHDLYMRRRKPDTIEVQQMKAQAKEEKTKRQQERALLENEKKKRENAERETEKIAKETMELMERLRQIEEQTKKAQEAELEEQTKRALELEKERKFAQEEAERLEKDRMMAEEAKATLLQQSESQMKNQENLAVMVEVDLEKTKEVLKSKIVGVHIQATSHPENDHDENDESSAEASAELTSAGTYQDRSEEQRMTETEKNERLQKRLLALSSELADARDDSKKTENDLIHAENVRLGRDKYKTLRQIRQGNTKQRIDEFESM, encoded by the exons atgtct ATAAATGTGCGAGTTACTACAATGGATGCTGAGCTGGAGTTTGCAATCCAGCCCAGCACAACTGGCAAACAGCTTTTTGACCAA ATAGTGAAGACGATTGGACTGAGGGAGATATGGTTCTTTGGACTGCAGTACCAGGACAGCAAGGGCTTCTCCACATGGCTGAAACTCAACAAGCGG GTGACTGCACAAGATGTGAGGAAGGAGAACCCACTGCTGATCAAATTTCGAGCGAAGTTCTATCCAGAAGATGTGGTTGAGGAGCTGATCCAGGAAGCCACCCAGAGACTCTTCTTCTTGCAGGTCAAGGAGGGAATCCTGAATGATGACATTTACTGCCCGCCAGAGACTGCTGTGCTGTTGGCCTCCTACGCTGTGCAGACCAAACATGGGGACTACAACAGGGACTACCATGTGCCTGGATATCTTTGCCATGACAAACTGCTGCCCCAGAG AGTCTTGGAGCAGCATAAGCTGACTAAAGAGCAATGGGAGGAGAAGATTCGGGTGTGGCATGAAAAACACAAGGGACTTCCCAG AGAGGAAGCTATGGTCGAATATCTGAAGATTGCTCAGGATCTGGATATGTATGGCGTGAATTATTTCAGCATCAAGAACAAAAAAGGATCAGAGTTGTGGCTGGGAGTCGATGCTTTGGGACTCAATATATATGAACGTTCAGATAA gttAACACCCAAGATTGGATTCCCATGGAGTGAAATTCGTAACATTTCATTCAATGATAAGAAATTTGTCATTAAACCAATTGACAAAAAATCACCA GACTTTGTCTTCTATGCACCCCGTCTGCGCATTAACAAGCGCATCCTGGCTCTGTGCATGGGAAACCATGACCTGTACATGCGCCGCCGTAAACCCGACACCATTGAGGTGCAGCAGATGAAAGCCCAAGCCAAAGAGGAGAAGACCAAGAGGCAACAAGAGAG AGCACTGctggaaaatgagaaaaagaagcgAGAAAATGCTGAGAGGGAGACCGAAAAGATTGCCAAGGAGACCATGGAGCTCATGGAGAGACTAAGACAAATTGAGGAGCAGACCAAAAAGGCTCAAGAGG CAGAACTTGAAGAGCAGACCAAGCGGGCTTTGGAGctggagaaggagaggaagtTTGCCCAAGAGGAggcagagaggctggaaaaggACCGCATGATGGCAGAGGAGGCTAAGGCCACGCTGCTCCAACAGTCTGAGAGCCAAATGAAAAACCAAGAGAATCTG GCTGTCATGGTCGAGGTGGATCTGGAGAAGACAAAAGAAGTGTTGAAGAGCAAGATAGTGGGGGTCCACATCCAAGCAACATCCCATCCAGAGAATGACCATGATGAGAATGATGAGAGCAGCGCTGAGGCCAGTGCCGAGCTCACATCTGCTGGAACATATCAGGATCGCAGTGAAGAGCAGCGtatgacagagacagagaagaatGAACGGCTACAGAAACGTCTTCTG GCTCTAAGTTCAGAGTTGGCTGATGCTCGTGATGACAGCAAGAAGACAGAGAACGACTTGATTCACGCAGAGAATGTACGGTTAGGCAGGGACAAATACAAGACCTTGCGTCAAATCCGACAAGGAAACACAAAGCAACGCATTGATGAGTTTGAATCCATGTGA
- the msnb gene encoding moesin b isoform X6, with the protein MLSWSLQSSPAQLANSFLTKVLEQHKLTKEQWEEKIRVWHEKHKGLPREEAMVEYLKIAQDLDMYGVNYFSIKNKKGSELWLGVDALGLNIYERSDKLTPKIGFPWSEIRNISFNDKKFVIKPIDKKSPDFVFYAPRLRINKRILALCMGNHDLYMRRRKPDTIEVQQMKAQAKEEKTKRQQERALLENEKKKRENAERETEKIAKETMELMERLRQIEEQTKKAQEELEEQTKRALELEKERKFAQEEAERLEKDRMMAEEAKATLLQQSESQMKNQENLATELATLTSKISLLEDAKRKKEEDARKWQKRAVMVEVDLEKTKEVLKSKIVGVHIQATSHPENDHDENDESSAEASAELTSAGTYQDRSEEQRMTETEKNERLQKRLLALSSELADARDDSKKTENDLIHAENVRLGRDKYKTLRQIRQGNTKQRIDEFESM; encoded by the exons ATGCTGAGCTGGAGTTTGCAATCCAGCCCAGCACAACTGGCAAACAGCTTTTTGACCAA AGTCTTGGAGCAGCATAAGCTGACTAAAGAGCAATGGGAGGAGAAGATTCGGGTGTGGCATGAAAAACACAAGGGACTTCCCAG AGAGGAAGCTATGGTCGAATATCTGAAGATTGCTCAGGATCTGGATATGTATGGCGTGAATTATTTCAGCATCAAGAACAAAAAAGGATCAGAGTTGTGGCTGGGAGTCGATGCTTTGGGACTCAATATATATGAACGTTCAGATAA gttAACACCCAAGATTGGATTCCCATGGAGTGAAATTCGTAACATTTCATTCAATGATAAGAAATTTGTCATTAAACCAATTGACAAAAAATCACCA GACTTTGTCTTCTATGCACCCCGTCTGCGCATTAACAAGCGCATCCTGGCTCTGTGCATGGGAAACCATGACCTGTACATGCGCCGCCGTAAACCCGACACCATTGAGGTGCAGCAGATGAAAGCCCAAGCCAAAGAGGAGAAGACCAAGAGGCAACAAGAGAG AGCACTGctggaaaatgagaaaaagaagcgAGAAAATGCTGAGAGGGAGACCGAAAAGATTGCCAAGGAGACCATGGAGCTCATGGAGAGACTAAGACAAATTGAGGAGCAGACCAAAAAGGCTCAAGAGG AACTTGAAGAGCAGACCAAGCGGGCTTTGGAGctggagaaggagaggaagtTTGCCCAAGAGGAggcagagaggctggaaaaggACCGCATGATGGCAGAGGAGGCTAAGGCCACGCTGCTCCAACAGTCTGAGAGCCAAATGAAAAACCAAGAGAATCTG GCCACAGAGTTAGCTACGCTAACATCCAAGATCTCTCTGTTAGAAGATGccaagagaaagaaggaagaggATGCTAGAAAGTGGCAGAAAAGG GCTGTCATGGTCGAGGTGGATCTGGAGAAGACAAAAGAAGTGTTGAAGAGCAAGATAGTGGGGGTCCACATCCAAGCAACATCCCATCCAGAGAATGACCATGATGAGAATGATGAGAGCAGCGCTGAGGCCAGTGCCGAGCTCACATCTGCTGGAACATATCAGGATCGCAGTGAAGAGCAGCGtatgacagagacagagaagaatGAACGGCTACAGAAACGTCTTCTG GCTCTAAGTTCAGAGTTGGCTGATGCTCGTGATGACAGCAAGAAGACAGAGAACGACTTGATTCACGCAGAGAATGTACGGTTAGGCAGGGACAAATACAAGACCTTGCGTCAAATCCGACAAGGAAACACAAAGCAACGCATTGATGAGTTTGAATCCATGTGA
- the msnb gene encoding moesin b isoform X2, producing the protein MSINVRVTTMDAELEFAIQPSTTGKQLFDQIVKTIGLREIWFFGLQYQDSKGFSTWLKLNKRVTAQDVRKENPLLIKFRAKFYPEDVVEELIQEATQRLFFLQVKEGILNDDIYCPPETAVLLASYAVQTKHGDYNRDYHVPGYLCHDKLLPQRVLEQHKLTKEQWEEKIRVWHEKHKGLPREEAMVEYLKIAQDLDMYGVNYFSIKNKKGSELWLGVDALGLNIYERSDKLTPKIGFPWSEIRNISFNDKKFVIKPIDKKSPDFVFYAPRLRINKRILALCMGNHDLYMRRRKPDTIEVQQMKAQAKEEKTKRQQERALLENEKKKRENAERETEKIAKETMELMERLRQIEEQTKKAQEELEEQTKRALELEKERKFAQEEAERLEKDRMMAEEAKATLLQQSESQMKNQENLATELATLTSKISLLEDAKRKKEEDARKWQKRAVMVEVDLEKTKEVLKSKIVGVHIQATSHPENDHDENDESSAEASAELTSAGTYQDRSEEQRMTETEKNERLQKRLLALSSELADARDDSKKTENDLIHAENVRLGRDKYKTLRQIRQGNTKQRIDEFESM; encoded by the exons atgtct ATAAATGTGCGAGTTACTACAATGGATGCTGAGCTGGAGTTTGCAATCCAGCCCAGCACAACTGGCAAACAGCTTTTTGACCAA ATAGTGAAGACGATTGGACTGAGGGAGATATGGTTCTTTGGACTGCAGTACCAGGACAGCAAGGGCTTCTCCACATGGCTGAAACTCAACAAGCGG GTGACTGCACAAGATGTGAGGAAGGAGAACCCACTGCTGATCAAATTTCGAGCGAAGTTCTATCCAGAAGATGTGGTTGAGGAGCTGATCCAGGAAGCCACCCAGAGACTCTTCTTCTTGCAGGTCAAGGAGGGAATCCTGAATGATGACATTTACTGCCCGCCAGAGACTGCTGTGCTGTTGGCCTCCTACGCTGTGCAGACCAAACATGGGGACTACAACAGGGACTACCATGTGCCTGGATATCTTTGCCATGACAAACTGCTGCCCCAGAG AGTCTTGGAGCAGCATAAGCTGACTAAAGAGCAATGGGAGGAGAAGATTCGGGTGTGGCATGAAAAACACAAGGGACTTCCCAG AGAGGAAGCTATGGTCGAATATCTGAAGATTGCTCAGGATCTGGATATGTATGGCGTGAATTATTTCAGCATCAAGAACAAAAAAGGATCAGAGTTGTGGCTGGGAGTCGATGCTTTGGGACTCAATATATATGAACGTTCAGATAA gttAACACCCAAGATTGGATTCCCATGGAGTGAAATTCGTAACATTTCATTCAATGATAAGAAATTTGTCATTAAACCAATTGACAAAAAATCACCA GACTTTGTCTTCTATGCACCCCGTCTGCGCATTAACAAGCGCATCCTGGCTCTGTGCATGGGAAACCATGACCTGTACATGCGCCGCCGTAAACCCGACACCATTGAGGTGCAGCAGATGAAAGCCCAAGCCAAAGAGGAGAAGACCAAGAGGCAACAAGAGAG AGCACTGctggaaaatgagaaaaagaagcgAGAAAATGCTGAGAGGGAGACCGAAAAGATTGCCAAGGAGACCATGGAGCTCATGGAGAGACTAAGACAAATTGAGGAGCAGACCAAAAAGGCTCAAGAGG AACTTGAAGAGCAGACCAAGCGGGCTTTGGAGctggagaaggagaggaagtTTGCCCAAGAGGAggcagagaggctggaaaaggACCGCATGATGGCAGAGGAGGCTAAGGCCACGCTGCTCCAACAGTCTGAGAGCCAAATGAAAAACCAAGAGAATCTG GCCACAGAGTTAGCTACGCTAACATCCAAGATCTCTCTGTTAGAAGATGccaagagaaagaaggaagaggATGCTAGAAAGTGGCAGAAAAGG GCTGTCATGGTCGAGGTGGATCTGGAGAAGACAAAAGAAGTGTTGAAGAGCAAGATAGTGGGGGTCCACATCCAAGCAACATCCCATCCAGAGAATGACCATGATGAGAATGATGAGAGCAGCGCTGAGGCCAGTGCCGAGCTCACATCTGCTGGAACATATCAGGATCGCAGTGAAGAGCAGCGtatgacagagacagagaagaatGAACGGCTACAGAAACGTCTTCTG GCTCTAAGTTCAGAGTTGGCTGATGCTCGTGATGACAGCAAGAAGACAGAGAACGACTTGATTCACGCAGAGAATGTACGGTTAGGCAGGGACAAATACAAGACCTTGCGTCAAATCCGACAAGGAAACACAAAGCAACGCATTGATGAGTTTGAATCCATGTGA
- the msnb gene encoding moesin b isoform X5: protein MSINVRVTTMDAELEFAIQPSTTGKQLFDQIVKTIGLREIWFFGLQYQDSKGFSTWLKLNKRVKEGILNDDIYCPPETAVLLASYAVQTKHGDYNRDYHVPGYLCHDKLLPQRVLEQHKLTKEQWEEKIRVWHEKHKGLPREEAMVEYLKIAQDLDMYGVNYFSIKNKKGSELWLGVDALGLNIYERSDKLTPKIGFPWSEIRNISFNDKKFVIKPIDKKSPDFVFYAPRLRINKRILALCMGNHDLYMRRRKPDTIEVQQMKAQAKEEKTKRQQERALLENEKKKRENAERETEKIAKETMELMERLRQIEEQTKKAQEAELEEQTKRALELEKERKFAQEEAERLEKDRMMAEEAKATLLQQSESQMKNQENLATELATLTSKISLLEDAKRKKEEDARKWQKRAVMVEVDLEKTKEVLKSKIVGVHIQATSHPENDHDENDESSAEASAELTSAGTYQDRSEEQRMTETEKNERLQKRLLALSSELADARDDSKKTENDLIHAENVRLGRDKYKTLRQIRQGNTKQRIDEFESM from the exons atgtct ATAAATGTGCGAGTTACTACAATGGATGCTGAGCTGGAGTTTGCAATCCAGCCCAGCACAACTGGCAAACAGCTTTTTGACCAA ATAGTGAAGACGATTGGACTGAGGGAGATATGGTTCTTTGGACTGCAGTACCAGGACAGCAAGGGCTTCTCCACATGGCTGAAACTCAACAAGCGG GTCAAGGAGGGAATCCTGAATGATGACATTTACTGCCCGCCAGAGACTGCTGTGCTGTTGGCCTCCTACGCTGTGCAGACCAAACATGGGGACTACAACAGGGACTACCATGTGCCTGGATATCTTTGCCATGACAAACTGCTGCCCCAGAG AGTCTTGGAGCAGCATAAGCTGACTAAAGAGCAATGGGAGGAGAAGATTCGGGTGTGGCATGAAAAACACAAGGGACTTCCCAG AGAGGAAGCTATGGTCGAATATCTGAAGATTGCTCAGGATCTGGATATGTATGGCGTGAATTATTTCAGCATCAAGAACAAAAAAGGATCAGAGTTGTGGCTGGGAGTCGATGCTTTGGGACTCAATATATATGAACGTTCAGATAA gttAACACCCAAGATTGGATTCCCATGGAGTGAAATTCGTAACATTTCATTCAATGATAAGAAATTTGTCATTAAACCAATTGACAAAAAATCACCA GACTTTGTCTTCTATGCACCCCGTCTGCGCATTAACAAGCGCATCCTGGCTCTGTGCATGGGAAACCATGACCTGTACATGCGCCGCCGTAAACCCGACACCATTGAGGTGCAGCAGATGAAAGCCCAAGCCAAAGAGGAGAAGACCAAGAGGCAACAAGAGAG AGCACTGctggaaaatgagaaaaagaagcgAGAAAATGCTGAGAGGGAGACCGAAAAGATTGCCAAGGAGACCATGGAGCTCATGGAGAGACTAAGACAAATTGAGGAGCAGACCAAAAAGGCTCAAGAGG CAGAACTTGAAGAGCAGACCAAGCGGGCTTTGGAGctggagaaggagaggaagtTTGCCCAAGAGGAggcagagaggctggaaaaggACCGCATGATGGCAGAGGAGGCTAAGGCCACGCTGCTCCAACAGTCTGAGAGCCAAATGAAAAACCAAGAGAATCTG GCCACAGAGTTAGCTACGCTAACATCCAAGATCTCTCTGTTAGAAGATGccaagagaaagaaggaagaggATGCTAGAAAGTGGCAGAAAAGG GCTGTCATGGTCGAGGTGGATCTGGAGAAGACAAAAGAAGTGTTGAAGAGCAAGATAGTGGGGGTCCACATCCAAGCAACATCCCATCCAGAGAATGACCATGATGAGAATGATGAGAGCAGCGCTGAGGCCAGTGCCGAGCTCACATCTGCTGGAACATATCAGGATCGCAGTGAAGAGCAGCGtatgacagagacagagaagaatGAACGGCTACAGAAACGTCTTCTG GCTCTAAGTTCAGAGTTGGCTGATGCTCGTGATGACAGCAAGAAGACAGAGAACGACTTGATTCACGCAGAGAATGTACGGTTAGGCAGGGACAAATACAAGACCTTGCGTCAAATCCGACAAGGAAACACAAAGCAACGCATTGATGAGTTTGAATCCATGTGA
- the msnb gene encoding moesin b isoform X3 — translation MDAELEFAIQPSTTGKQLFDQIVKTIGLREIWFFGLQYQDSKGFSTWLKLNKRVTAQDVRKENPLLIKFRAKFYPEDVVEELIQEATQRLFFLQVKEGILNDDIYCPPETAVLLASYAVQTKHGDYNRDYHVPGYLCHDKLLPQRVLEQHKLTKEQWEEKIRVWHEKHKGLPREEAMVEYLKIAQDLDMYGVNYFSIKNKKGSELWLGVDALGLNIYERSDKLTPKIGFPWSEIRNISFNDKKFVIKPIDKKSPDFVFYAPRLRINKRILALCMGNHDLYMRRRKPDTIEVQQMKAQAKEEKTKRQQERALLENEKKKRENAERETEKIAKETMELMERLRQIEEQTKKAQEAELEEQTKRALELEKERKFAQEEAERLEKDRMMAEEAKATLLQQSESQMKNQENLATELATLTSKISLLEDAKRKKEEDARKWQKRAVMVEVDLEKTKEVLKSKIVGVHIQATSHPENDHDENDESSAEASAELTSAGTYQDRSEEQRMTETEKNERLQKRLLALSSELADARDDSKKTENDLIHAENVRLGRDKYKTLRQIRQGNTKQRIDEFESM, via the exons ATGGATGCTGAGCTGGAGTTTGCAATCCAGCCCAGCACAACTGGCAAACAGCTTTTTGACCAA ATAGTGAAGACGATTGGACTGAGGGAGATATGGTTCTTTGGACTGCAGTACCAGGACAGCAAGGGCTTCTCCACATGGCTGAAACTCAACAAGCGG GTGACTGCACAAGATGTGAGGAAGGAGAACCCACTGCTGATCAAATTTCGAGCGAAGTTCTATCCAGAAGATGTGGTTGAGGAGCTGATCCAGGAAGCCACCCAGAGACTCTTCTTCTTGCAGGTCAAGGAGGGAATCCTGAATGATGACATTTACTGCCCGCCAGAGACTGCTGTGCTGTTGGCCTCCTACGCTGTGCAGACCAAACATGGGGACTACAACAGGGACTACCATGTGCCTGGATATCTTTGCCATGACAAACTGCTGCCCCAGAG AGTCTTGGAGCAGCATAAGCTGACTAAAGAGCAATGGGAGGAGAAGATTCGGGTGTGGCATGAAAAACACAAGGGACTTCCCAG AGAGGAAGCTATGGTCGAATATCTGAAGATTGCTCAGGATCTGGATATGTATGGCGTGAATTATTTCAGCATCAAGAACAAAAAAGGATCAGAGTTGTGGCTGGGAGTCGATGCTTTGGGACTCAATATATATGAACGTTCAGATAA gttAACACCCAAGATTGGATTCCCATGGAGTGAAATTCGTAACATTTCATTCAATGATAAGAAATTTGTCATTAAACCAATTGACAAAAAATCACCA GACTTTGTCTTCTATGCACCCCGTCTGCGCATTAACAAGCGCATCCTGGCTCTGTGCATGGGAAACCATGACCTGTACATGCGCCGCCGTAAACCCGACACCATTGAGGTGCAGCAGATGAAAGCCCAAGCCAAAGAGGAGAAGACCAAGAGGCAACAAGAGAG AGCACTGctggaaaatgagaaaaagaagcgAGAAAATGCTGAGAGGGAGACCGAAAAGATTGCCAAGGAGACCATGGAGCTCATGGAGAGACTAAGACAAATTGAGGAGCAGACCAAAAAGGCTCAAGAGG CAGAACTTGAAGAGCAGACCAAGCGGGCTTTGGAGctggagaaggagaggaagtTTGCCCAAGAGGAggcagagaggctggaaaaggACCGCATGATGGCAGAGGAGGCTAAGGCCACGCTGCTCCAACAGTCTGAGAGCCAAATGAAAAACCAAGAGAATCTG GCCACAGAGTTAGCTACGCTAACATCCAAGATCTCTCTGTTAGAAGATGccaagagaaagaaggaagaggATGCTAGAAAGTGGCAGAAAAGG GCTGTCATGGTCGAGGTGGATCTGGAGAAGACAAAAGAAGTGTTGAAGAGCAAGATAGTGGGGGTCCACATCCAAGCAACATCCCATCCAGAGAATGACCATGATGAGAATGATGAGAGCAGCGCTGAGGCCAGTGCCGAGCTCACATCTGCTGGAACATATCAGGATCGCAGTGAAGAGCAGCGtatgacagagacagagaagaatGAACGGCTACAGAAACGTCTTCTG GCTCTAAGTTCAGAGTTGGCTGATGCTCGTGATGACAGCAAGAAGACAGAGAACGACTTGATTCACGCAGAGAATGTACGGTTAGGCAGGGACAAATACAAGACCTTGCGTCAAATCCGACAAGGAAACACAAAGCAACGCATTGATGAGTTTGAATCCATGTGA